In Ananas comosus cultivar F153 linkage group 10, ASM154086v1, whole genome shotgun sequence, the following proteins share a genomic window:
- the LOC109716547 gene encoding delta(7)-sterol-C5(6)-desaturase-like, whose protein sequence is MEGSQYLQLFAEETDWYNDIVLGALLPGGARKRLPRPLQSWLRNYIGGTLVYFLSGFLWCFYIYYWKRNVHVPKDAIPSNHAMYLQIIVAMKAMPLYCALPTLSEYMVESGWTRCISSISEIGWPTYIAYLAIYLIFVEFGIYWMHRELHDIKPLYKYLHATHHIYNKQNTLSPFAGLAFHPLDGILQAVPHVVALFLVPVHFTTHIILLFCEAVWTANIHDCIDGKVWPVMGAGYHTIHHTTYRHNYGHYTIWMDWMFGTLRDPEEDVKKA, encoded by the exons ATGGAGGGGTCGCAGTACCTGCAGCTGTTCGCGGAGGAGACGGATTGGTACAACGACATTGTGCTGGGCGCGCTGCTGCCGGGCGGCGCGCGGAAGCGCCTTCCGCGGCCGCTGCAGTCGTGGCTCCGCAACTACATCGGCGGCACCCTCGTCTACTTCCTCTCCGGATTCCTCTGGTGCTTCTACATCTACTACTGGAAGCGCAACGTCCACGTCCCCAAAg ATGCAATACCTTCAAATCATGCCATGTATTTACAAATAATAGTGGCGATGAAAGCCATGCCTTTGTACTGTGCTCTTCCAACACTTTCCGAGTACATGGTAGAAAGTGGATGGACAAGATGTATCTCAAGTATAAGTGAGATTGGCTGGCCAACATATATTGCTTATTTAGCTATATATCTTATCTTTGTTGAATTCGGGATATACTGGATGCACAGAGAGTTGCATGACATTAAGCCATTGTACAAGTATCTTCATGCCACTCATCATATCTACAATAAGCAGAATACTCTCTCACCATTTGCTG GGTTGGCTTTCCATCCTTTGGACGGGATATTGCAGGCCGTGCCCCATGTGGTAGCCCTCTTCCTTGTTCCTGTCCACTTCACGACACACATAATTCTTCTGTTCTGTGAGGCTGTTTGGACGGCAAACATACATGACTGCATCGATGGCAAGGTGTGGCCCGTCATGGGCGCAGGCTATCACACTATTCACCACACCACGTACCGCCATAACTATGGCCACTATACCATATGGATGGACTGGATGTTCGGAACCCTTCGTGACCCTGAGGAAGATGTTAAGAAGGCATAG
- the LOC109716215 gene encoding vegetative cell wall protein gp1-like, with protein sequence MEESYKFERHLPLAEVDHRRFPPPAPTIPVGRRCRPCSLRPPSVSPDQARVGSRPARRRHSRSVAPSSLSLRRPPARRPVTPATAGRRAGSLRLPDQVRVEPGLALPPRAAAIPRRPSRPSSTSGDVPPSPRPSSGRCRGRCYPRSRGEPARARVVPAPPSPPSAVGQRERRLRLAGRTCPPPANPPPELPVNRGEPMLSSGCTTRASMPAVVTASRRLLTRAPASSDLEHLPLAGLSAVRPPLATPSPA encoded by the exons ATGGAG GAGTCATATAAGTTTGAGCGCCACCTTCCTCTGGCCGAGGTCGACCACCGGCGTTTTCCCCCGCCGGCCCCGACCATCCCCGTGGGCCGCCGGTGCCGCccctgctccctgcggccacccTCGGTCAGCCCAGACCAAGCACGGGTGGGCTCGAGgccagcgcgccgccgccactccaGATCGGTCGCGCCGTCATCCCTcagcctccggcgacctcccgctCGCCGCCCCGTCACTCCAGCCACTGCCGGCCGCCGCGCGGGCTCTCTGCGGCTGCCAGACCAAGTGCGGGTCGAGCCGGGGCTAGCTctgcctccgcgcgccgccgccattCCCCGCCGGCCGAGTCGCCCTTCCTCCACCTCCGGCGACGTGCCGCCGTCGCCCCGACCCTCCTCCGGTCGCTGCCGTGGCCGCTGCTACCCTAGGAGCCGAGGTGAACCCGCGCGGGCTCGGGTTGTTCCAGCGCCGCCATCGCCCCCTTCCGCCGTCGGCCAGCGTGAGCGccggctccgcctggccggccgcaccTGTCCACCGCCGGCTAACCCGCCACCGGAGCTCCCTGTCAACCGTGGTGAGCCCATGCTCTCCTCGGGTTGTACAACTAGGGCATCGATGCCCGCCGTCGTCAccgcctcccgtcgcctgttgacgcgagccccggcctcctctgACCTGGAGCACCTTCCCCTCGCCGGCCTGTCCGCCGTCCGGCCACCGCTGGCCACCCCGAGCCCTGCCTAG